The proteins below are encoded in one region of Macrococcus armenti:
- a CDS encoding acyl carrier protein produces the protein MENFDKVKDIIVDRLGVDADKVTADASFKDDLGADSLDIAELVMELEDQFGTEIPDEDAEKINTVGDAVKYIESLEK, from the coding sequence ATGGAAAACTTCGACAAAGTAAAAGATATTATCGTAGATCGTCTAGGTGTTGATGCAGACAAAGTTACTGCTGATGCTTCATTTAAAGATGATTTAGGTGCAGATTCATTAGATATCGCTGAGCTAGTGATGGAACTTGAAGATCAATTTGGAACTGAAATTCCGGATGAAGATGCTGAAAAGATCAACACTGTAGGTGATGCAGTGAAATACATTGAATCATTAGAAAAATAA
- a CDS encoding KH domain-containing protein produces MEKLIQTIVTPLVDHPEDIKIVKEEHASSITYRLSVHESDMGKVIGKHGRIAKAMRTVTSGAKHTTSKKVFVEID; encoded by the coding sequence ATGGAAAAATTAATACAAACAATTGTTACGCCGCTTGTTGATCATCCGGAAGATATTAAAATCGTCAAGGAAGAACACGCATCAAGCATTACTTACCGCTTATCTGTTCACGAAAGTGATATGGGTAAGGTTATCGGTAAACATGGACGTATCGCGAAAGCGATGCGCACAGTTACAAGTGGTGCAAAGCATACAACGAGTAAGAAAGTGTTTGTAGAAATTGATTAA
- the rimM gene encoding ribosome maturation factor RimM (Essential for efficient processing of 16S rRNA), whose protein sequence is MEINVGKIVNTHGVKGEVKILTASDFASERFKPGKVLMIPFKEEKVTLTIKSYRTHKNFHMVSFEGLNNINDVEKYKGLDVFQDIENEDIVLDEHEYFYSDIIGCTVFDDAREIGTVKEIFETGANDVWVVQGEKEYLIPYIEDVVKFIDIDHKKIIIEPIEGLLE, encoded by the coding sequence ATGGAAATAAACGTAGGTAAAATTGTGAATACACATGGTGTAAAAGGCGAAGTTAAAATATTAACCGCATCTGACTTTGCGTCAGAGCGCTTTAAGCCTGGTAAAGTGCTGATGATTCCATTTAAAGAAGAGAAAGTAACATTGACAATTAAGTCATACCGCACACATAAAAACTTCCATATGGTTTCATTTGAAGGTTTAAACAATATTAATGATGTTGAAAAGTATAAAGGACTTGATGTATTTCAAGATATTGAAAACGAAGACATTGTTCTTGATGAACATGAATATTTCTACTCGGATATAATTGGTTGTACGGTTTTTGATGATGCACGTGAAATTGGTACAGTTAAGGAAATATTTGAAACTGGTGCAAATGATGTATGGGTCGTTCAAGGTGAGAAGGAATATTTAATTCCATATATTGAAGATGTAGTGAAATTTATTGATATTGATCATAAAAAAATCATTATTGAACCGATTGAAGGATTATTAGAATGA
- the trmD gene encoding tRNA (guanosine(37)-N1)-methyltransferase TrmD — MKIDFLTLFPEMFEVLNHSIMKRAQDKGIVQFNAVNFRDYAGNKHHQVDDYPYGGGQGMVLKPEPIFNALDALDKTDKTRVILMCPQGKPFTQKVAESLAEESHLVFICGHYEGYDERIREHLVTDELSIGDYVLTGGELAAITMTDAIVRLIPESIKEESHKDDSFSTGLLEHPQYTRPADFNGMKVPDVLLSGNHKNIETWRHEMRLKRTYERRPDLLETYPLTDSDYKYIESLQK, encoded by the coding sequence ATGAAGATAGATTTTTTAACGCTATTTCCTGAAATGTTCGAAGTGCTGAACCATTCGATAATGAAGCGTGCGCAGGACAAAGGCATCGTTCAGTTTAATGCTGTTAACTTCAGAGACTATGCAGGCAATAAACATCATCAAGTTGATGATTATCCGTATGGTGGTGGTCAAGGGATGGTTTTAAAGCCGGAACCGATTTTTAATGCACTTGACGCATTAGACAAAACAGATAAAACGCGGGTTATCCTTATGTGCCCGCAAGGCAAACCGTTTACGCAGAAGGTCGCAGAATCTTTAGCAGAAGAGTCGCACTTAGTGTTTATTTGTGGTCATTATGAAGGGTATGACGAACGTATACGTGAACATCTTGTTACAGATGAACTATCAATCGGAGATTATGTACTGACTGGTGGAGAACTTGCAGCAATTACGATGACAGATGCAATTGTGAGACTTATTCCGGAATCTATTAAAGAAGAAAGCCATAAAGATGATTCCTTCTCTACAGGGTTGTTAGAACACCCACAGTATACGCGTCCTGCTGATTTTAATGGAATGAAAGTACCGGACGTACTATTAAGTGGTAATCATAAAAACATTGAGACATGGCGTCACGAAATGCGTTTAAAACGTACTTATGAGCGCAGACCCGATTTGCTGGAAACATATCCTTTAACGGATTCAGATTACAAATATATAGAATCATTACAAAAATAA
- the ffh gene encoding signal recognition particle protein produces MAFEGLSDRLQATMQKIRGKGKVTEADIKTMMREVRLALLEADVNFKVVKEFVKTVSDRAIGSDVMQSLTPGQQIIKIVQEELTTLMGSENTQINMSKKPPTVVMMVGLQGAGKTTTAGKLALLMRKKYNKKPLLVACDIYRPAAIQQLQIVGKQIDIPVFTLGDQVSPKEITERALQHAKEEHLDFVIIDTAGRLHIDEALMNELVEVKEVSKPDEIMLVVDSMTGQDAVNVAESFDNQLNITGVTLTKLDGDTRGGAALSIRSVTQKPIKFVGMSEKMDGLEPFHPERMASRILGMGDVLSLIEKAQSQVDESKAKELEQKMKTSSFTFDDFLEQLEQVKALGPLDELLKMIPGANKMKGLNNVNMNAKQIDHVQAIIRSMTKEERNNPAIINVSRKKRIAKGSGRSLSEVNKLIKQFEEMKKMMKQFTGMKKGKKGRNPFQGMNLPF; encoded by the coding sequence ATGGCGTTTGAAGGATTATCAGATAGACTCCAGGCTACAATGCAGAAAATAAGAGGTAAAGGTAAAGTTACCGAAGCAGATATTAAAACAATGATGCGTGAAGTTCGACTTGCATTATTAGAAGCAGACGTAAACTTTAAAGTAGTGAAAGAATTTGTTAAAACAGTATCGGATCGTGCGATAGGTTCAGATGTCATGCAGTCTTTAACACCTGGACAGCAAATCATTAAAATCGTTCAGGAAGAGCTTACGACATTAATGGGCTCTGAAAATACACAAATTAATATGAGCAAAAAGCCGCCGACAGTTGTAATGATGGTCGGTCTGCAAGGGGCAGGTAAAACGACAACTGCTGGTAAACTGGCACTGTTAATGCGCAAGAAGTACAATAAGAAACCATTACTTGTAGCATGTGATATATATCGACCAGCTGCGATTCAGCAATTACAAATAGTAGGGAAACAGATTGATATCCCGGTGTTTACGCTAGGCGATCAAGTTTCACCAAAAGAAATTACAGAACGTGCATTACAACATGCTAAAGAAGAACATTTAGATTTCGTTATCATAGATACTGCAGGTCGACTGCATATCGATGAAGCGTTAATGAACGAACTTGTTGAAGTAAAAGAAGTAAGTAAACCTGATGAAATTATGCTTGTCGTAGATTCTATGACTGGTCAGGATGCCGTTAACGTAGCGGAAAGTTTTGATAATCAACTGAATATTACAGGTGTCACATTAACGAAACTCGATGGTGATACACGTGGTGGTGCGGCACTGTCAATTCGTAGTGTAACGCAAAAACCGATTAAATTTGTAGGTATGAGTGAAAAGATGGACGGGTTAGAACCATTCCATCCTGAACGTATGGCTTCACGAATTTTAGGTATGGGAGATGTACTGAGCCTCATTGAAAAAGCGCAGTCTCAAGTAGATGAATCAAAGGCGAAAGAATTAGAACAGAAGATGAAGACGTCTTCATTTACGTTTGATGATTTCCTTGAACAGTTAGAGCAAGTTAAAGCACTTGGACCGCTTGATGAACTCCTTAAGATGATTCCTGGCGCGAATAAGATGAAAGGTTTGAACAACGTCAATATGAATGCGAAACAAATTGACCATGTTCAGGCGATTATTCGATCGATGACAAAAGAAGAGCGTAACAATCCTGCAATTATAAACGTCTCAAGAAAGAAACGTATTGCTAAAGGTTCAGGCAGAAGTTTATCTGAAGTTAATAAACTGATAAAACAGTTTGAAGAAATGAAGAAGATGATGAAACAGTTTACAGGAATGAAAAAAGGTAAAAAAGGCCGTAACCCATTCCAGGGTATGAACTTACCATTTTAA
- the rplS gene encoding 50S ribosomal protein L19, whose protein sequence is MNNKLIDAITKEQLRTDIPAFRPGDTLKVHVRIVEGTRERIQVFEGVVIKRRGGGISETFTVRKISYGVGVERTFPVHTPKIEKIEVLRRGKVRRAKLYYLRSLRGKAARIKEIR, encoded by the coding sequence ATGAATAACAAATTAATCGATGCTATCACAAAAGAACAATTACGTACGGACATTCCTGCATTCCGTCCTGGTGACACTTTAAAAGTTCACGTACGTATCGTAGAGGGAACTCGCGAACGTATCCAGGTATTCGAAGGTGTAGTAATTAAACGTCGTGGTGGAGGAATTTCTGAAACTTTCACAGTTCGTAAAATTTCATACGGTGTAGGTGTTGAGCGTACATTCCCTGTACACACACCAAAAATCGAGAAAATTGAAGTATTACGTCGTGGTAAAGTACGTCGTGCGAAGTTATACTACTTACGTAGCTTACGTGGTAAAGCTGCACGTATTAAAGAAATCCGCTAA
- the smc gene encoding chromosome segregation protein SMC: MVYLKTVEATGFKSFADKTTVMFDEGVTAIIGPNGSGKSNITDAIKWVLGEQSAKSLRGGKMEDIIFSGAKDRNATNYAEVTLTIDNHERNLSIDADIVAITRKLYRSGDSEYLVNKQKVRLKDITELFLDSGLGRDAFSIISQGKVDQVLNAKPIERRQLIEEAAGVLKYKKRKVETEHKLEDTMNNLNRVHDIIFDLKDRVEPLKIEASIAEEYIALSEEMKDADIQVTVHDIKTNNEQYQQIQNDIQSFEAQKEFKLNKNERLNEQLNAKKQLLTEETKSLESDKSNLLQITEQIERNIGLLNVNKERLNHQTSNIEEKHKLQSKMNDDLKRLKMSSDKHVTKIKALKNERVKLKDKLSETEQSKTALEEDIDTLIEETRSEYYEQYTLKTKLENDIQHMRSRIDAFNDDKAVEVHDQVKAEYASLFEKHQSIISKINETEQRVQQKRAEYTEQQQHIQQKKQTYFKDNEQLKQAEQHLSSLEHKLNRLKMIQEEFQGYYQGVRLLLKNKQQLKGIHHTILDLISIDGQYNDALDSALGGILQHIVVDDAYAAQSAIEFLKSKKAGRATFLPLNVIKPRNIQQNLLTGLQQFEGFIGTLSQLIHVDAAYKHIIDNVAGHIIIATNLTEANKIAKFAEYRHKVVTLDGQVVNTGGSMTGGSKQKPTQALTSRNELNQLSSQYETFKAQTNELKEKVVALNESIAEEEFQLEQDKQEGISLRDVLHQHKLLKEELNAQLERLQSQIDRSEQYEKVRNEVAQLKLDKKECEQQVSEIETKLSALTDKIKMYQDSATNKKSLFDALQSELQQLHKSITQLDADIQYEMKLQKDVTQQIEEINEALSQIITDTNLIDPEAIQTEIAQLQHNIDSDNVIKTDIINSIAQYNSNIETLNESIASLESDIRAITLEINGLVNGIGELKSQYSRLDVLIDNLIEHLNFTYEMTYEAAEKYMDEHQLKVRDDSHLNELRSRVKLTKIAIDELGPVNMNAIEQYAAVSERYEFLQSQEADLLEAKDNLESIIEDMDKTVTARFKATFDIVSQAFEQIFKQLFGGGEGRLILTENDYLNSGIDIFVQPPGKKRQHLSLLSGGERAMTAIVLLFAILNAKRAPFVILDEVEAALDEANVSRFAQYLTTLKEQTQFIVITHRKGTMEESDRLYGVTMQNSGISKLVSVNLKEIDDKKFKELTK; encoded by the coding sequence ATGGTTTATTTAAAGACGGTAGAAGCGACAGGATTTAAATCATTTGCAGATAAAACGACTGTAATGTTCGATGAAGGCGTTACTGCCATTATAGGGCCGAACGGTTCAGGAAAAAGTAATATAACAGATGCGATTAAATGGGTGCTTGGAGAGCAGTCTGCTAAATCGTTGCGTGGTGGAAAAATGGAAGATATTATCTTCTCTGGCGCAAAGGACAGGAATGCAACCAATTACGCAGAAGTGACACTTACGATTGATAATCATGAACGTAATTTATCAATCGATGCCGATATCGTTGCTATTACACGTAAATTATATCGTTCAGGTGATAGTGAGTATTTAGTTAATAAACAGAAAGTAAGACTTAAAGATATTACAGAATTATTTTTAGATAGTGGATTAGGTAGAGACGCATTCAGTATTATTTCACAAGGTAAAGTCGATCAAGTATTAAATGCGAAACCTATCGAGCGCAGACAGCTTATAGAAGAAGCGGCAGGCGTATTAAAGTATAAAAAACGCAAAGTTGAAACAGAACATAAATTAGAAGATACGATGAACAATTTAAATCGTGTGCATGATATTATATTCGATTTAAAGGATCGCGTTGAACCATTAAAGATAGAGGCGAGTATCGCAGAAGAATATATCGCACTGTCAGAAGAGATGAAAGATGCGGACATACAAGTAACTGTTCACGATATAAAAACAAATAACGAGCAGTATCAGCAAATCCAGAATGATATTCAGTCATTTGAAGCACAAAAAGAGTTTAAATTGAATAAAAATGAACGTTTGAACGAACAACTTAATGCGAAAAAACAACTGTTAACAGAAGAAACGAAAAGTCTGGAAAGCGATAAATCAAACTTATTGCAAATTACAGAACAGATTGAACGTAATATCGGTCTTCTTAATGTGAACAAAGAGCGACTGAATCATCAGACGAGCAATATTGAAGAGAAACATAAACTTCAATCAAAAATGAATGATGATTTAAAGCGACTAAAGATGAGTTCAGATAAACATGTTACGAAAATTAAAGCGTTAAAAAATGAACGCGTTAAGCTAAAGGATAAACTTTCTGAAACGGAGCAGTCAAAAACAGCACTTGAAGAAGATATTGACACTTTAATTGAAGAAACAAGAAGTGAATATTACGAGCAGTATACATTAAAGACGAAGCTTGAAAATGATATTCAGCATATGCGTTCCCGAATAGATGCGTTTAACGATGACAAAGCTGTAGAAGTTCATGACCAGGTTAAAGCGGAATATGCATCATTATTCGAAAAACATCAATCTATTATTTCAAAAATAAATGAAACCGAGCAGCGCGTACAGCAAAAACGCGCTGAATATACGGAGCAGCAACAACATATCCAGCAGAAAAAACAAACATATTTCAAGGACAATGAACAGCTGAAACAGGCAGAACAACACTTATCATCTTTAGAACACAAACTTAATCGTTTAAAGATGATACAGGAAGAATTTCAAGGATATTATCAAGGTGTAAGATTGTTATTAAAAAATAAACAGCAACTTAAAGGTATTCATCATACAATTCTTGATTTAATATCTATTGATGGACAGTATAATGATGCACTTGATAGTGCGCTTGGTGGGATACTACAGCATATCGTAGTTGATGATGCATATGCAGCACAATCTGCAATTGAATTTTTAAAGTCAAAAAAAGCAGGGCGTGCAACTTTTTTACCGCTGAATGTAATAAAACCTAGAAATATACAACAAAATTTACTAACGGGATTACAACAATTTGAAGGGTTCATTGGAACGCTGAGCCAACTGATTCACGTTGACGCAGCTTACAAACATATTATAGATAATGTTGCAGGTCATATTATTATTGCAACAAATTTGACGGAAGCAAATAAAATCGCGAAGTTTGCGGAATATCGTCATAAAGTTGTAACGCTAGACGGACAAGTTGTCAATACCGGTGGTTCTATGACCGGTGGGAGTAAACAAAAGCCAACACAGGCTTTAACATCAAGAAATGAACTCAATCAGCTTTCATCTCAATATGAAACATTTAAAGCGCAAACAAATGAGCTGAAAGAAAAGGTTGTTGCATTAAATGAATCAATCGCAGAAGAAGAATTTCAGTTAGAGCAGGATAAACAAGAAGGAATCTCGCTTCGCGATGTTCTGCACCAGCACAAGCTGCTGAAAGAAGAATTAAATGCACAGTTAGAGCGTCTGCAATCTCAGATTGATCGTTCAGAGCAATATGAAAAGGTGCGTAATGAAGTTGCACAATTAAAGCTGGATAAAAAAGAATGTGAACAGCAAGTATCAGAAATTGAAACAAAGCTTTCTGCATTAACTGATAAGATAAAAATGTATCAGGACAGTGCAACTAATAAAAAATCACTATTTGATGCATTACAGAGTGAATTACAGCAACTGCATAAATCGATAACGCAGTTAGATGCCGATATACAATATGAAATGAAGTTGCAAAAAGATGTAACACAACAAATAGAGGAAATAAACGAAGCATTATCACAAATTATAACGGACACTAACCTTATTGATCCGGAAGCAATTCAAACAGAGATTGCGCAGTTACAACATAATATAGACAGTGATAACGTAATTAAAACGGACATTATTAATAGCATTGCGCAATATAACAGCAATATAGAAACTTTAAATGAATCAATTGCTTCACTTGAATCAGATATTAGAGCAATAACACTTGAAATTAACGGACTTGTGAATGGGATTGGCGAGCTTAAAAGTCAGTATTCGAGACTCGATGTTTTAATTGACAACTTAATAGAACATTTGAATTTTACATATGAAATGACATATGAAGCTGCAGAAAAATATATGGATGAGCATCAATTGAAAGTTCGTGATGACAGTCACCTGAACGAACTCAGAAGCCGTGTAAAATTAACGAAGATAGCAATTGATGAACTTGGTCCTGTCAATATGAATGCAATTGAACAGTATGCGGCTGTTAGTGAACGCTATGAGTTTTTACAGTCACAGGAAGCTGATTTGTTAGAGGCTAAAGATAATTTAGAGTCTATAATTGAAGATATGGATAAAACGGTAACTGCCAGATTTAAAGCGACCTTTGATATTGTGTCCCAGGCATTCGAACAAATATTTAAACAGTTGTTCGGTGGAGGAGAAGGCCGACTCATATTAACGGAAAATGACTATTTGAATAGCGGTATCGATATATTTGTCCAGCCTCCTGGTAAAAAGCGTCAGCACTTATCACTGCTATCCGGTGGAGAACGCGCGATGACAGCGATCGTATTGTTGTTTGCGATATTAAATGCTAAACGTGCACCATTTGTTATACTTGATGAAGTAGAAGCTGCGCTCGATGAAGCAAATGTTAGTCGATTCGCGCAATATTTGACGACGTTAAAGGAACAGACCCAGTTCATCGTCATCACACATAGAAAAGGAACGATGGAAGAAAGTGATCGTCTTTACGGTGTAACGATGCAGAATTCAGGTATTTCAAAACTAGTAAGTGTAAATTTAAAGGAAATTGATGATAAAAAATTCAAGGAGTTGACAAAATGA
- the ftsY gene encoding signal recognition particle-docking protein FtsY, translating to MSFFKKLKNRFVGNDNKDNLEPLSPDETVDVQQEDPVHRAEVSESEAHSTIIEQPKKNEKKSEWEFDFDDDDLISIEEFEELEAQQIGAKFREGLEKSRENFQNRLNDLLAMYRTVDEDFFEALEEMLIQADVGFNTVMELVESLRMEAKRRNITDTADLREVIVEKIVEIYEQEDDKLQEMNIQEDGLTVILMVGVNGVGKTTTIGKLAHRYKGQGKKVMLAAGDTFRAGAIEQLQVWGDRVGVEVIKQSEGSDPAAVMYDAIGAAKNRGADILICDTAGRLQNKANLMTELEKVKKVLSRAVPGAPHEVLLALDATTGQNALVQAKAFKEVTNVTGIVLTKLDGTAKGGIVLAIRNELHIPVKYVGLGEKLDDLQPFDAESYVYGLFADMIEASTEEDNKAAEQLKEASTDE from the coding sequence ATGAGTTTCTTTAAAAAATTAAAAAATAGGTTTGTCGGCAATGATAATAAAGATAATTTAGAGCCTTTATCACCGGATGAAACTGTAGATGTACAACAGGAGGATCCAGTACATCGTGCTGAAGTCTCTGAAAGTGAAGCACATAGTACAATTATAGAACAACCGAAAAAAAATGAGAAAAAGTCAGAGTGGGAATTTGACTTTGATGATGATGATTTAATTTCAATTGAAGAATTTGAAGAACTTGAAGCTCAGCAAATCGGTGCAAAGTTCAGAGAAGGATTAGAAAAGTCCCGAGAAAATTTCCAGAACCGCTTAAACGACTTACTTGCGATGTATCGTACTGTAGATGAAGATTTCTTCGAAGCATTAGAAGAGATGCTCATTCAGGCTGATGTAGGGTTTAATACAGTAATGGAATTAGTAGAATCTTTACGAATGGAAGCGAAGCGTCGCAATATTACAGATACTGCTGATTTAAGAGAGGTTATCGTTGAAAAGATCGTTGAAATATATGAGCAGGAAGACGATAAACTTCAGGAAATGAACATTCAGGAAGATGGATTAACGGTTATATTAATGGTTGGTGTCAACGGTGTCGGTAAAACAACGACGATTGGTAAGCTTGCCCATCGATACAAAGGACAAGGAAAAAAAGTTATGCTTGCAGCCGGAGATACATTCCGTGCAGGTGCGATTGAGCAGCTGCAAGTATGGGGAGACCGTGTCGGAGTTGAAGTAATAAAACAAAGTGAAGGTTCAGACCCGGCAGCAGTTATGTATGATGCAATCGGTGCTGCTAAAAATCGTGGTGCTGATATTTTAATTTGTGATACTGCAGGACGTCTGCAAAACAAAGCAAATTTAATGACTGAACTGGAAAAAGTTAAAAAAGTATTATCTCGTGCAGTACCAGGTGCGCCACATGAAGTATTATTAGCTTTAGATGCAACAACAGGTCAAAACGCACTTGTACAGGCAAAGGCATTTAAAGAAGTAACGAATGTGACAGGTATCGTATTAACGAAACTTGATGGTACAGCAAAAGGAGGTATCGTTCTTGCGATAAGAAATGAACTGCATATCCCTGTAAAATATGTCGGTCTTGGTGAAAAACTTGACGATTTACAACCATTTGATGCCGAAAGCTATGTTTATGGCTTGTTTGCAGATATGATTGAAGCTTCTACTGAAGAAGACAATAAAGCAGCAGAACAATTGAAAGAAGCAAGTACAGATGAATGA
- the rpsP gene encoding 30S ribosomal protein S16, whose product MAVKIRLTRMGSKRNPFYRIVVADARAPRDGRIIEAIGTYNPVAKPEAEIKVDEALALKWLADGAKPTDTVRNILSTQGIMEKFHNQKIAK is encoded by the coding sequence ATGGCAGTAAAAATTCGTTTAACTCGTATGGGTTCTAAAAGAAACCCATTCTACCGTATCGTAGTAGCAGATGCTCGCGCACCACGTGATGGTCGCATCATCGAAGCAATTGGAACATACAATCCAGTTGCAAAACCTGAAGCAGAAATCAAAGTTGATGAAGCTTTAGCTTTAAAATGGTTAGCAGATGGCGCTAAACCAACGGATACAGTTCGTAATATCTTATCAACACAAGGTATTATGGAGAAATTCCATAACCAAAAAATCGCGAAGTAA
- a CDS encoding putative DNA-binding protein yields MNDLLKTMRMNYLFDFYQSLLTDKQRNYLEKYYMDDESLSEIAETFDVSRQAVYDNIRRTSELLEEYEAKLGLYKKFEERQAIYDKIMALNVLESDKQRITEYIEQLQRIE; encoded by the coding sequence ATGAATGATTTGCTTAAGACGATGCGTATGAATTATTTGTTTGACTTTTATCAATCGCTGTTAACTGATAAACAAAGAAATTATCTGGAGAAGTATTATATGGATGATGAATCGTTGTCTGAAATCGCAGAAACGTTTGATGTGTCGAGACAGGCGGTTTATGATAATATAAGACGTACGAGTGAATTGCTTGAAGAATATGAAGCAAAACTTGGATTATATAAGAAGTTTGAAGAGAGACAGGCGATTTATGATAAGATTATGGCGCTTAACGTACTTGAATCAGACAAACAACGTATTACAGAATATATAGAACAATTACAAAGAATAGAATAG
- the rnc gene encoding ribonuclease III produces the protein MNKRQIIIDKFKLRLNETLLNLNIKPKQIELYIQAFSHSSFINDFKLAKVEDNERLEFLGDAVLELMVSQYLFQKHPDIPEGKLTKLRAAIVCEPSLVTFAKLLNFDQLILLGKGEEKTGGRTRPSLIADAFEAFVGALYLDQGHDMTKQFFDYFIFPEITEELMHGLIDYKTYLQEYIHKLKNLQVTYHLIKEEGPAHFKTFTSEVRIEGEMIGIGAGRTKKESEQKAAQAALNLLTSGE, from the coding sequence ATGAATAAACGACAAATCATAATTGATAAATTTAAGTTGAGATTAAATGAAACACTATTGAATTTAAACATAAAGCCGAAACAAATTGAACTCTACATACAGGCATTTTCACATTCTAGTTTTATAAACGATTTTAAACTGGCTAAAGTTGAAGATAACGAGCGTTTAGAGTTTCTTGGAGATGCGGTGTTAGAATTGATGGTTTCACAGTACTTATTTCAAAAACATCCAGATATACCTGAAGGAAAGTTGACGAAACTAAGAGCTGCGATAGTATGTGAGCCTTCACTTGTGACATTTGCAAAACTGCTGAACTTTGATCAGCTGATTTTACTTGGTAAAGGTGAAGAGAAAACTGGGGGCAGAACGAGGCCTTCGTTAATTGCAGACGCTTTTGAAGCGTTTGTAGGTGCATTATATTTAGATCAGGGACATGATATGACGAAGCAGTTTTTCGATTACTTTATTTTCCCTGAAATTACAGAGGAACTAATGCATGGTTTGATAGATTATAAAACGTACTTACAGGAATATATTCATAAACTTAAAAATTTACAAGTAACATATCATTTGATTAAAGAAGAAGGGCCAGCCCACTTTAAAACATTTACTTCAGAAGTGAGAATTGAAGGTGAAATGATTGGTATCGGTGCTGGTAGAACGAAAAAAGAATCCGAGCAGAAAGCGGCACAGGCAGCACTTAATCTGCTCACGTCAGGAGAATAA